In Anopheles arabiensis isolate DONGOLA chromosome 2, AaraD3, whole genome shotgun sequence, the genomic window ATGGGAAAGAAGCTCCCCAAATGTAGAtagaacacaaacactcacccaGAGTAGGAGAGGGCGCTGGTTAGGAAGGTATAAAGAATCTCGTAAGGAACACAATCGTGCAAAGGCGCGATCGTTGAGAGATGCGTGTACTCTACAGTGAACCAAAATTGTAGTAAATAATTTTAGCAGCCAGTAATGAGCCATATGCCTAcggaatatatatatacatagatatatatatacatatacatatagtTATATTTACATTACAAAATAAGCCGGTAAGTCTTATCGAAGAGAGCGTTCTCTAGCGATTAATGTGTTAGGCAAATTACTACTAAATATACCGAAGACTCTGTTTTCCATCGTCTGAACGTATTTTTTTAGTCGTCCGTAGCCTTTCCCTGCCCTGCCACCAGCCTCTAGCCTAGAGTGATGGCAATAACAGATATGCGATCGTTGTGGCGCTACACGAACTGTTTCTTAATCGAGTTGAAATTTAGGAGCGTTACACATACTCTATTGTTCCCTAATGGTTCATTCACTTTCATATCAGCAGCGTTTCGGGAAAGCGGTCGTTTTCCCTCCCTTTGATCACTCTTCAAATCTTCCCAGGGCCGTGCTCACTTACCCCGGGTACGGTTCTTCAGTAGTGTGTAGATGTAGATATGTTTAGGCGTATATCAACTCGACGGTAGCTAGTAATGCGAGAAAACGAAggcgaaggaagcaaaaatcCAAGGCAGCAATGCcggtttgtgtatgtttttaaatggAACGAACAATAAATCAGTCATTTTCACATCGataattaaaaccaaaaaaactgcTTGTTTCTGTTGTAATGGGTATCGTAACGGAAGAGAAGACGGTTACGTTTGAATGTTTCCACAGTATATGTAGTTGTGAGATGTACTGTGGGCTGATGGTTCAAAGGAAATGCTTACCACAATATGTATCGCATATCTAATTCAGTATTCAATGCAAGACAAAATTATAATACGCAAACGATTAAAAATGTGaacaatcaataaaaacaacacatttaaaCATTCATTAAACGGTTGAACATTTCGAACGGTTTcgaaaatgtatgttttgaAAACGACAAGTTCGAACTCTTCATTTGACAGCTTGTCAGCTGCCAACCGTCGGCAACGTTCGGCAGTGTCATCGGACCAGCGTCGGCTTTTTTGTAAATCGCCAACGTATTTTCAAGGCAACAACGGCTGGACGGACGCGAGCTGTGCCGTGGAATAGCAGTGAAATTAATCTACCTCTGTTAAGTTTGTTTGCTCAGTATTATCgttattgtttcgtttttttacgcTATCGTGTGCATTCCGTGGTGCGTTGTTTTCCACTCTTCCTTCATTATATCTGGCTTTGCCGAAAGCCATGAGGAAAGGATGAGCGCGTTTGAGGTGATTTACAGCCGAATGTTTGTCATTTTGTTGTCGCATTAGCATTTACACTACTGTTACACATCCCGTCAGGTATCCTGTACGCCACCACGAGCCGTAGCGAAACCGAGGACAAACGAATCCCGGGAACCGACGCTGGTTCTGCTAGGACCTTTTACTCCCAAGGCTACCGTGGTGTTTGAAGGCGTACCCGTAGGCAAGAGTGCTCGTCGTTTGCTGATTGTGCGGAATACAAACAAGACGCTGGTGCAGGTATTGTATACAGACAATTATGTGTGCAGTTTCATCCCTCTCCCTTCCCTGCTTCTGATACACGTTGACCTTACCGTCCCAGGTTAACCTTACCAGAGTGCCCGATCCCGGGTGTGGGCTTTGGTTCGAGTGGACAACGGCCGATGTGGAGGCCGGCGCAGAGAAGACACTGGAAGTGGTGTGGAATCCCCAGCAACTGCTAGTGGGCAAGGACGTGCTCGTGCTTACCGATAGCATTGGCAACAAAAAGGACGTGCAgtttattttgaaaaccgTCGAACCTAAGTCAACCGCCAGCCGCAAACCTGTCGCCAAATCGTTTGCCGTACCGAAAAAGTTGAAACTCAAATCACCCTCCCCGCCGAAGGTGAAGCTAAAGCGCAACGTTCTACCGAAGAAGACGAAAACTTCTCCCGGCAAGCCAGGTTGGTCGGTACCTTCGATAACGGTTGGTTCCAGGATGGGGACTATTGCGTCGAAAGTAACAACGGCCATGTATGGGCCGGGCGCTGGGGACGGTAGTTTTGATATGATGGACGAGTACGGTGCAGCAAACTCGGGGACAATGCGTAAGGAAGGGGACAAGAATACTACTGACAAAGAAAATGTAAATCCGACCAGTCCGCTCGTTATTGGTGCGAGGCTGGATGCTAAGCAGTTCCTGTCGCCCCTGTCCGTGAATGATAGCTATGTAAAATGCGTAGAAAACCAGCCCACACCCGACTATTTCATGAAAGGCAAGGGACGGCGTGGATTGATCGACCATTCCGTGCGCAAGAACTTGGAGGTATCGCCGAAAGCTCCCACAGCGGAAATGGTGACGGAATCAGACGCGATGGATGACAAATCACGACAAAAGACGACAGCCTTGACGCCGCAGGATCGCAACACACGGTTCGATCCCAGTTGCTTTTCCACCGTTACTAAACCCTTGCCAGTAGACAAGACGTTTCTGAAGCCATTTATAGCTAGTCCCACCATGGTGGACAGTAgtctggtgcagcagcagtcagATGAAAACCTACAGCGCCATTTAACGTTCTCCCTAGAGCATGAAAAAGGAGACACGGAGGAGCACGAACTAGAAACGAATCAGAAGGATGAAATGCCAGTCCATGGGGAACATCCAGTCCATGGGGAACATCCTGAGCCCGCTACCGACAAAACGCACACGGTTGCACACGATTCCAGTCCCCATCTGACGAGCATAGCCGAGGAGATCGTGCCGGAACTCGGCATTACGTTCGAGCGTCGTCACGATCGGCGCAACGGCTCGGTATCCGATGATACCGAGCTGCTAGCTTCCCTACGCACTCAGCAAACGTTTATCGTGTCGGCTGAGCAAAGTTCACGGTCTGCATCGGTGGAAAACATTGTGCGGAATGTAACCGTCACTATTAAGGACAGTGTTTCGCGCTCCTCGCTGCCAAACCTGTTGgacaagagcagcagcagcaacagtagcagcacGAATAAGAGTCACCACCTCGGAGAAGACGAAGGGGATAAGATCTTTCGCGAGCATGAAATACGGGCACAGTCGAGCCGATTTAACTTGCACGAGGTTGGCCGGTTCAGCGATGAGATGGTCGTGCCGAGCACTGGATGCAAACGCAGCATCGAATCGGTTGGCGATGGAAAGGAGCTGAAGCTGGAACCATTTGAGCTAACGATATCTCCACCGAAACGGCGTTGTCGACTCACTTCCAGCTCTAGCGCGATTATAGCACAAGCCCTTCAGTCGGTTACCAAAACGGAAACGCAAATGTCAATCAGTAGCACTTTCCGGAAGCCGATTGGATACAAGTCAACGACACCATCGACTCGTAGCGTAACACTGGTAAGCTAAACAGGGGCTGTTAAAcctaaatttcctttttttttgtatacaaAATTCAAACTCCTTTACGCTGTGTAATCATTTACAGAGCACATCGCGAAGCCTCAGCCTCAAGCGAACCGCCGTACCATGCAGCTTACCGCCGAAGAGCGAAGAGAAGCGTGTGTTCCTGTACGATTCCGACCGGCATCTGAAAACGCTCATCAATCCGGATCCGTTTGCGGCGACCACCACCTGTAATCCCTTCCTTACCGTCACGATGTATCTGGACGAGCGGGCGTTCGAGCAGTACGAGCGACAGATGAAAAAGTGGCTTAACGCGCTGGTGACCATACCGGCCGATCTGGACACGGAGCCGAATAAACCGCTGGACGTTGGGAAGCTGTTTGACGAGGTAAAATCGAAGGAGCTTACGCTCGCCCCAACCAAGGAGCTGATCTCATCGAAATATTACAAAACCCGACTGAACCACTTGCGCAGTGCCGGCATTGCGCTGTACACGAGCGAGGAGATAGCGATGCCGCTCCGCAAGGTGGCCGCACAGATTGAGAAGCAACTGCTGTCGCTGCGCACCGATCGCAACTTGCATCTCGATCTGGTGCTGCAGCGCTCCATCCTGGAGCTGCTACTGTGCTTCAATCCGCTCTGGCTGCGGCTCGGGCTGGAGGTGGTGTTTGGCGAGCAGATTGAGCTACAATCGAATCGTGACATCGTCGGACTGAGCACGTTCATCATACATCGCCTGTTTCGCGATCGCTACCTGGAGGCACGCAACTCCAAAGCGTACAATCTTTCGCGCGCGTACGCCGAACATATGCGGAAGTTTACCCTGCGAATGGTGCTGTTTTTGCTCCTGTTTCTCGACACGGCCAAGCGACGCAAGCTGATCAAGCACAACCCATGCCTGTTCGTGCGCAACGCGCCCCACAAGGAGACGAAGGAAATTTTGATCCGCTTTGCCTCCCAGCTGGTGTCCGGCATTGGGGACATTACGAAGCACATGAAACGCGTCGGCTACGTGCTGTCGCACAAGCAGTCCTTCCTGGACGAGTACAACTACGCGTTCGAGAATTTGGCCGTCGATCTGCGGGACGGCGTGCGGCTAACGCGCGTCATGGAGATCATTCTGCTGCGGGACGATTTGTCGGCCAGCCTGCGCGTGCCGCCCATATCGCGGCTGCAAAAGATACACAACATCAACCTGGCGCTGGTGGCGCTGGAACAGGCCGACTATAAAATTGCCGGCAACGTCACGGCCAAGGACATCTGCGACGGGCATCGGGAGCAGACGATGTCCCTGCTCTGGCAGATTGTGTACAAATTCCGTGCGCCAAAATTCAATGCGGCCGCAATCGTACTGCAGCGCTGGTGGCGTATGAACTGGCTGAAGGTGACCATTTCCCGCCGGATCGAGGAAAAGCGTGCGTTGCGGCGAGAAGTGGCGGCCCGCACGATTCAGGCCGCTGTCCGCGGGTACTGCGTGCGCGTTTGGTACGAAGCCCATCGACGGCAGAAGCTGCGCGCCATCGTGACGATTCAGCGGTTCACCAGACGATATCTGGCGCAGAAGCTAGCTGCCCGCCGGTTCAGCGCGATCTTGCGCATACAGCAATGGTGGCGAACGGTGCGCCAAATGCGCCAGGCGCGGGAGCGTTTTCTGCTCTGCAGAAAGTCGGCAATCGTACTGCAAACATCGTACCGACGGTACGCGCTCGGCAGGAAGCTTCTTGCTGCGGCCACCCTGATCGGGCAGATACGGGCCGAGGCAAAGCACCGCCACCTGCAGGCGACCATCATTCAGCGTAGCATTAAATCGTACGTGATCCATCGTCGGCTGCATGCGACCGTGAACGGGATGGTGGCGTTCATTCGAAGGAAACGGCTCCAAAATCGATCAGCAGCAAAGATCCAAGCGTACCAGCGGATGCGCATCGTGCGCAAAGAGTATCTACGCAGCCGTTCGGCAGCGATTTGTATTCAACGCCGCTGGCGCGAATGTATGGAAGCGCGGCGACTGCGCAGCCGCTTTTTGCTGATGCGTGCTAGTGCCATTCGTCTGCAGCAACAGTATCGTGGCTGGAGACAGATGCGGCAGGACAGACACACTTACGCACACGCACGGAACTTGATCGTGCAGGTACAGCGCCGTTGGCGTGGCACTCTCGCGATGCGTAAGGAAAGAGCGAACTACCGAACCCTTCGGCGGGTAGCGATCAACGTGCAGCGGCGCTTCCGCGCACGACAGGCAATGCAGTCGGAGGTGGAACGGTATCGGACGCTTTGCAAAGCCACCGTTACATTGCAGCAACGGTTCCGAGCCAACAAAGCGATGATGGAACAGCGTCAACAGTACAACAGCCTGCGAGTCGCCACTCTTTGCGTTCAGAGGAGATTCCGAGCGCAATTGAGTATGCGTGCCGCTCGCGCCTCCTATGCGAAGGTTCGGTGTGCGATCCTTACCATTCAAAGTCAGTATCGGGCCACACTGGCAATGCGCCAAGCACGGGATCGTTTTGTTACACTTCGCAGATGCACCATCACCGTGCAGGCACGATTCCGCGCTATCCTGGCCGGACGAGCCGCCAAACAGCGGTATGAATCCATTCGCAAAGCGACTCTCCACATTCAGCGCAAGTGGCGCGCAACGCTGGAGATGCGTCAAGTCAGGAGCCATTACCGCAGGCAATGCAATGCTGCCCTCACTCTGCAACGGTCGTGGCGAGGCGTTTTGCTGCAAAGGAAGTTTAGACATGACTACCTGCTCTACCGTGATGCGGCCACCGTTCTGCAACGGCGATATCGTGCCCTTGTGCAGGGACGAATGGTTCGTCGCGAGACGCAACACTGTCGATGGGCGGCCGTCACCATACAGCGACGGTTACGCGCAACGCTGCAAATGAACCGGGACCGAAACGCGTTCCTCCAGCTTCGGCAGTCGGTGCTCGTGGTACAGCGTCGCTTCCGGGCCAACCGTGCCTGCCGGGTCCAACGCGTGCAGTATGCAGCCCTGAAACGAAGTGCCATCACCGTTTCCCATCGATGGGCCGCTACTTTGCACATGAGACAGCAGCGATCGGAATTTTTGCGGTTGAAATCCGCCACCGTAGTAATGCAGCGGCGCTACCGTGCACAGCGTGCTAAGCAGCAGGCCGTTCAGCAGTACGAACGGGTGCGCGAGGCCATCGTACTGCTACAGCGCAAGTATCGTGCCCAGCGCGCGATGGAGAAATGTCGCGGCCGATTCCTGAATCTGAAAAGTGCTTCAATTGTGGTGCAGGAGTTCTACCGTGGCTATCGGAACATGAGGCACGATCGAGCAGCTTTCATTCGGCTTCGCGAATCGGTCCTAGCGATACAGCGCCGCTTCCGTGGCAAGCTGCTAACGCGCCAGACCGTCGTTGAGTACGAGCGCAAGAGGAAGGCAGCGGTAACGCTGCAGCGCTGGTTCCGTGGTCACCGTGCAATGGTAATGGAGCGCAAACGGTTCACCGCTCTGAAGCACGCTGCAACGGTGATCCAAGCACGGTACCGTGCACGACGGGCCATGCTACACGACGCAGCACAGTATGGTCGGATTTATCGTGCGGTTACAACGATTCAAATCCACTGGAAGGCCACGCTGAGCATGCGCCGAGAACGCGATCGATACCAGCAGACACTGCGAGCTGTTCGAACGATTCAAATCCACTACCGTGCTTACCGGGAGCGTTTGATCGATGAAGCGAACTATCGCATCTACCGTAGCGCTGTAATTGTGGTCCAAAGACGCTACCGAGAAAAGCTGCAAACTCGCTGCGAGAGCCTGCGGTTCGAACAGATTCGCCGCACGGTGCGCGGCTTGCAGACTTACGGGCGCGGTGTGCTGGCGCGGCGCGCCTTCCTTGCCCTGCTGACGCCCGAGTATCTGGAGCGCAAGCGGCAGCAAAAGGCGGCCCTGCGCATACAGGCTTGGTGGCGTGGCGCTTACCACCGCAAGCGCTACCAGACGATGCAGATGCGCAAAATCGCTCAGCAAATGGTGGCGAGCCGCATGGCAGCACGGCGCGATCCTACCATCCGGCTGAGCAACGTGAGCCGGCTCTGTCTGCGCTTCCTGAAGACACGCTTCAGCTCGTCGGAAGCGATCGGCATCCTGAAGCGGCTGGAGCGCATGTCCCGACTGGTGCCGCATCTGCTCATGGAGGATGCCGTGTTTCTGTCCGTGTTCTGCTACAACATGATGGCTCAAGCGATCCGGTCCGAGGTGGACAAAATTTTGATCGAAATCTGCGCCCGCATCATATTGAATTTGGCACGCTTCCGGGGTACCAAGGAGCAAGCGTTTCAGGTACGGTTTGTGCGCTGTAGGCTTTTATTATAGCAGGGGGAGCTGGTCATTAATAACGCATTTTTATGCACTTTTTGCAGGAGGATGGCCTCGTCACCGTATCGCAGATGTTGCTACGTTGGTGTGATAAGGATTGTGGAATATTTAGCACACTGTGTACACTGCTGTGGGTGTTAGCACACgataacaagaagaagaatgtaaGTTTATTTGTTGATCCGTTCATGATTGTGAGCTTTTGCCATGCCATGATTGCTTATCCCTATTTCACCCCTCCACTTTCTGTAGGCTATACGGCGTTACATGATATCGAAAGATGCCATTTACATGTTGCGCGAGACGAAAAAGCTCGTTCAGCGCAAGGAAAAGATGCGCAAGAACGTACAGCGTCCGGTAGGGTGTTTGGTTGCACCGAACCCGCAGCTAATGCGCACGGTACCGTCCCTGGAGCCGGACTTTGGCGTAAATCGCAGCAAACCGTACGTGTTCTATTCGTCTGTGTTTGGGTTCGAGCGGGTACTCCAGATGTTGGAAGTGGATCTTTCTTAACTTTGCCGCGAACGTGCGTTTCGTGCTGGGggaggggatttttttttatctcacgCTTGATTTGTTCATTTAATATATTCTTGATTAGCCATTTTTAACGTTGCACAATACATGTTTAATCCAAACCATTGCGTCACAATGACGGTTTACTCGTTTAAAAGCTTCTTCGTttgaattttatgttttccgTTCGTATGCTGACGATGACATTATTGAATTTGCTATACTAAGTAGTAAACAAGACAAAATATCAATTTCTTAAGTTAAAGTGAATTAATGTTCTCAAATCGTTAGCAAATGACATACAATACTCACCATGTCCAGCTGTCATGAAATACTGTCGCCTGTCGTTCATGCGCACATTTCatgataattatttgttttatttagaaGTTCTAGGGCGaaataaataatgtgtttgtttcctACACGCTAAAGATGTACGATTGTACGATATACACTAACGCTTCCGTTCTTACCCTTCCCTGATCTTATCAAACAACCAGCTGTACAATGCGCAATCAAGCAGTTAGGCAACGTAAGCGCAAGGCGCTAATATAAGGGACTGGCGCACGTGGCATCGGCATGCAGCGATGCTTACTCGAGCCGATGGTTGCTTAGATTCTGGTCATAGTACTCGCTGTTCCCGTCCTCATTACCATCCTCTGCCGTTCGCTCGTCGTAGTACGCATTAGTGGTGGTGTCGTCGTACGACGTTGGCGTGATGGGTTCGTCGCTTCGTGCATGAGCATTCGTGGCTGTGCTGCCGGTATCACCCTCTACACCCTGATCCTGCTGTTCCACATCGGCGTACTCGAAATCGATTTCGTCCATTCGTTTCTGTGCGTTTATCTGAAAATTGCGGAGTGGTTATTACGGCATAAGCATGCTATCTGCTGAGAGGTCTACTTACATTGTTGGAGTATTCGTGCTCTCCATCCGGTACGTATATTCGCAGTGGACTCTGCGTTGACTGGGGCGCAACTGTGCTGCCGATGGCTGCCTGCGGATGGTGCTGATACTGCTGCACAGCGCCTCCCCCTTGCGTCTGCTTGTCCTGCAAGCCGAGAATGTTTGAAACGGCCAACTGATGCTCCTGGTACGCCTGCAGATAGTCGGAATGCTGGTCCGCctgatactgctgctgctgctggtcctgctgGTGTTgtaattgttgttgctggtattggtgctgctgctgctgctggtactgctgctgctgattctGCTGGTGGTACAGCTCCTGCTGGGCCTGCGCCAGGATGCGATCGTTTTCCTTCTGCCGCTCGGACAGCTCGTAGAACGTGTGGTGTGCGGACGGTTGCTGGACCGCCGTCGGCTGGTCCACCTGATAGTGGTAGTAGTCGCTCGGGGATAGATTGTTGTGCAGATTGATCATACCGTAGTTGAGCAGGTTGGCAATCTCGGCGTCGGTCATCTGGCGCTGCGGATTCTGGCCCTTttcctgctggtgctgctggatcagctgctgctgcagctgctgctcgagctggtTGAGCTggggcagctgctgctgatggatgGCCGGCTGCTCGTGCCCCACGAGCTGGGCGTACGTTGGCATGTCGCCGGAATGCTGGTTGTGGATGTCGTTCAACTGAATCTGGTTCACGACGGACTGCAGCTCGTGCAGCTGATCCTGCGTAGCAGAGAGGATCTGGCCGGTGCTGGCGGCCGGTTCCGCGTGCTTGTTGTACGCCGGGTACGAGTTGTACAGCACGGTCGTTGGGATGGGCGGTGCttgcgtttgtgtttgcaCGTGGATCGGATgtggctggtgctgctgctgcaccgtgCCAAGGAAGTTGGTGTCCGGTTTGAAGAGATTCACCGACGCCTGCTGTTGGTGGGTGTTGTAAAGGTTGTTGGATTGGGTCACAAGATAGGTGGGATTATAGAGCTGGAATTAAAACCCCGTTGGGCGGGAAGCGAGGAAGAGAGGGAATTCTGTATTAGAAGAATGTGTCACATACGATTAGTGTGGCGAAGGGCGATGATTATGATGGTCGGGACTGTCGTGCTGCGGATAAAGCAGGTAGGTGTGATCAAGTTCGGGCATCAACAATGAGGTTTTCGAGTACGACGGCGGAACTGATGGTGGGTGGTTGGTGATACTAACCGAAACGGGCATCTCCTGCAGCATGGCCGTCTGTTGCAgtatgtgctgctgcagctggggCTGGGTGGCGAGCGGAATGGCATAGCTGGCCTGCGGCACTGCGTTGACGTACTGGATCACGGCCGAGGCGCTGGTTTGCGGTTGGAGTGGGTAGTGCGCGACCGGTGACTGTACCAGCACGCTGGTGGCTGGCGCAAACTTtccattgctcggtatgctgAGCGGATCGGACGTTGGGACGAGCGATTTGCTCGGCAGCGATGGGTCCGGATCCGGCGCAAAGTACGTCTTCTTGCCCGAGTACAAATCACCGATCGTGACATCGTTCGAGTGCTCCTCCGTCACCTGGTACTGGTGCGGGTTGGCACCGATGGCGTGGTGATGGGCGTAGGTTCCTACAGCCGGGGCGGGCTAAAAGGGGTGGAACATGAGCACATGAGCGCATTGTCACTACTACTTCACACTCCCGCTCTCCCTTACGTACCGTTGGGCTGAGGTTCAAAAAGGCCGGTTTCGCCGTAAACGTGGGCTTGGTTGTCTTCACTTCAATCTCCAGCTTGTTGCTGTCCTCGTAGGACGTCACTCGGATCTGGTTCGGGGCCTTCGGTGCGTTCGCCAGGCCCAGGTTCGGTGCAGGGATCGTATGGATTGCTCCATCCTTGTGAGAGGTAAGCTTCGTGGTGATCTACAAAATGAAGGCACTCAAACCAAGCGCACTCATCAGTAAGACGTTCTGTATCAgggatgtgctctctggagcgcacccacgactccgatccgactccgactattgttagtccaaTTCCGACTCCGAAAAATTGGGAAC contains:
- the LOC120895139 gene encoding protein abnormal spindle isoform X2; amino-acid sequence: MSAFEVSCTPPRAVAKPRTNESREPTLVLLGPFTPKATVVFEGVPVGKSARRLLIVRNTNKTLVQVNLTRVPDPGCGLWFEWTTADVEAGAEKTLEVVWNPQQLLVGKDVLVLTDSIGNKKDVQFILKTVEPKSTASRKPVAKSFAVPKKLKLKSPSPPKVKLKRNVLPKKTKTSPGKPEHEKGDTEEHELETNQKDEMPVHGEHPVHGEHPEPATDKTHTVAHDSSPHLTSIAEEIVPELGITFERRHDRRNGSVSDDTELLASLRTQQTFIVSAEQSSRSASVENIVRNVTVTIKDSVSRSSLPNLLDKSSSSNSSSTNKSHHLGEDEGDKIFREHEIRAQSSRFNLHEVGRFSDEMVVPSTGCKRSIESVGDGKELKLEPFELTISPPKRRCRLTSSSSAIIAQALQSVTKTETQMSISSTFRKPIGYKSTTPSTRSVTLSTSRSLSLKRTAVPCSLPPKSEEKRVFLYDSDRHLKTLINPDPFAATTTCNPFLTVTMYLDERAFEQYERQMKKWLNALVTIPADLDTEPNKPLDVGKLFDEVKSKELTLAPTKELISSKYYKTRLNHLRSAGIALYTSEEIAMPLRKVAAQIEKQLLSLRTDRNLHLDLVLQRSILELLLCFNPLWLRLGLEVVFGEQIELQSNRDIVGLSTFIIHRLFRDRYLEARNSKAYNLSRAYAEHMRKFTLRMVLFLLLFLDTAKRRKLIKHNPCLFVRNAPHKETKEILIRFASQLVSGIGDITKHMKRVGYVLSHKQSFLDEYNYAFENLAVDLRDGVRLTRVMEIILLRDDLSASLRVPPISRLQKIHNINLALVALEQADYKIAGNVTAKDICDGHREQTMSLLWQIVYKFRAPKFNAAAIVLQRWWRMNWLKVTISRRIEEKRALRREVAARTIQAAVRGYCVRVWYEAHRRQKLRAIVTIQRFTRRYLAQKLAARRFSAILRIQQWWRTVRQMRQARERFLLCRKSAIVLQTSYRRYALGRKLLAAATLIGQIRAEAKHRHLQATIIQRSIKSYVIHRRLHATVNGMVAFIRRKRLQNRSAAKIQAYQRMRIVRKEYLRSRSAAICIQRRWRECMEARRLRSRFLLMRASAIRLQQQYRGWRQMRQDRHTYAHARNLIVQVQRRWRGTLAMRKERANYRTLRRVAINVQRRFRARQAMQSEVERYRTLCKATVTLQQRFRANKAMMEQRQQYNSLRVATLCVQRRFRAQLSMRAARASYAKVRCAILTIQSQYRATLAMRQARDRFVTLRRCTITVQARFRAILAGRAAKQRYESIRKATLHIQRKWRATLEMRQVRSHYRRQCNAALTLQRSWRGVLLQRKFRHDYLLYRDAATVLQRRYRALVQGRMVRRETQHCRWAAVTIQRRLRATLQMNRDRNAFLQLRQSVLVVQRRFRANRACRVQRVQYAALKRSAITVSHRWAATLHMRQQRSEFLRLKSATVVMQRRYRAQRAKQQAVQQYERVREAIVLLQRKYRAQRAMEKCRGRFLNLKSASIVVQEFYRGYRNMRHDRAAFIRLRESVLAIQRRFRGKLLTRQTVVEYERKRKAAVTLQRWFRGHRAMVMERKRFTALKHAATVIQARYRARRAMLHDAAQYGRIYRAVTTIQIHWKATLSMRRERDRYQQTLRAVRTIQIHYRAYRERLIDEANYRIYRSAVIVVQRRYREKLQTRCESLRFEQIRRTVRGLQTYGRGVLARRAFLALLTPEYLERKRQQKAALRIQAWWRGAYHRKRYQTMQMRKIAQQMVASRMAARRDPTIRLSNVSRLCLRFLKTRFSSSEAIGILKRLERMSRLVPHLLMEDAVFLSVFCYNMMAQAIRSEVDKILIEICARIILNLARFRGTKEQAFQEDGLVTVSQMLLRWCDKDCGIFSTLCTLLWVLAHDNKKKNAIRRYMISKDAIYMLRETKKLVQRKEKMRKNVQRPVGCLVAPNPQLMRTVPSLEPDFGVNRSKPYVFYSSVFGFERVLQMLEVDLS
- the LOC120895139 gene encoding protein abnormal spindle isoform X1; protein product: MSAFEVSCTPPRAVAKPRTNESREPTLVLLGPFTPKATVVFEGVPVGKSARRLLIVRNTNKTLVQVNLTRVPDPGCGLWFEWTTADVEAGAEKTLEVVWNPQQLLVGKDVLVLTDSIGNKKDVQFILKTVEPKSTASRKPVAKSFAVPKKLKLKSPSPPKVKLKRNVLPKKTKTSPGKPGWSVPSITVGSRMGTIASKVTTAMYGPGAGDGSFDMMDEYGAANSGTMRKEGDKNTTDKENVNPTSPLVIGARLDAKQFLSPLSVNDSYVKCVENQPTPDYFMKGKGRRGLIDHSVRKNLEVSPKAPTAEMVTESDAMDDKSRQKTTALTPQDRNTRFDPSCFSTVTKPLPVDKTFLKPFIASPTMVDSSLVQQQSDENLQRHLTFSLEHEKGDTEEHELETNQKDEMPVHGEHPVHGEHPEPATDKTHTVAHDSSPHLTSIAEEIVPELGITFERRHDRRNGSVSDDTELLASLRTQQTFIVSAEQSSRSASVENIVRNVTVTIKDSVSRSSLPNLLDKSSSSNSSSTNKSHHLGEDEGDKIFREHEIRAQSSRFNLHEVGRFSDEMVVPSTGCKRSIESVGDGKELKLEPFELTISPPKRRCRLTSSSSAIIAQALQSVTKTETQMSISSTFRKPIGYKSTTPSTRSVTLSTSRSLSLKRTAVPCSLPPKSEEKRVFLYDSDRHLKTLINPDPFAATTTCNPFLTVTMYLDERAFEQYERQMKKWLNALVTIPADLDTEPNKPLDVGKLFDEVKSKELTLAPTKELISSKYYKTRLNHLRSAGIALYTSEEIAMPLRKVAAQIEKQLLSLRTDRNLHLDLVLQRSILELLLCFNPLWLRLGLEVVFGEQIELQSNRDIVGLSTFIIHRLFRDRYLEARNSKAYNLSRAYAEHMRKFTLRMVLFLLLFLDTAKRRKLIKHNPCLFVRNAPHKETKEILIRFASQLVSGIGDITKHMKRVGYVLSHKQSFLDEYNYAFENLAVDLRDGVRLTRVMEIILLRDDLSASLRVPPISRLQKIHNINLALVALEQADYKIAGNVTAKDICDGHREQTMSLLWQIVYKFRAPKFNAAAIVLQRWWRMNWLKVTISRRIEEKRALRREVAARTIQAAVRGYCVRVWYEAHRRQKLRAIVTIQRFTRRYLAQKLAARRFSAILRIQQWWRTVRQMRQARERFLLCRKSAIVLQTSYRRYALGRKLLAAATLIGQIRAEAKHRHLQATIIQRSIKSYVIHRRLHATVNGMVAFIRRKRLQNRSAAKIQAYQRMRIVRKEYLRSRSAAICIQRRWRECMEARRLRSRFLLMRASAIRLQQQYRGWRQMRQDRHTYAHARNLIVQVQRRWRGTLAMRKERANYRTLRRVAINVQRRFRARQAMQSEVERYRTLCKATVTLQQRFRANKAMMEQRQQYNSLRVATLCVQRRFRAQLSMRAARASYAKVRCAILTIQSQYRATLAMRQARDRFVTLRRCTITVQARFRAILAGRAAKQRYESIRKATLHIQRKWRATLEMRQVRSHYRRQCNAALTLQRSWRGVLLQRKFRHDYLLYRDAATVLQRRYRALVQGRMVRRETQHCRWAAVTIQRRLRATLQMNRDRNAFLQLRQSVLVVQRRFRANRACRVQRVQYAALKRSAITVSHRWAATLHMRQQRSEFLRLKSATVVMQRRYRAQRAKQQAVQQYERVREAIVLLQRKYRAQRAMEKCRGRFLNLKSASIVVQEFYRGYRNMRHDRAAFIRLRESVLAIQRRFRGKLLTRQTVVEYERKRKAAVTLQRWFRGHRAMVMERKRFTALKHAATVIQARYRARRAMLHDAAQYGRIYRAVTTIQIHWKATLSMRRERDRYQQTLRAVRTIQIHYRAYRERLIDEANYRIYRSAVIVVQRRYREKLQTRCESLRFEQIRRTVRGLQTYGRGVLARRAFLALLTPEYLERKRQQKAALRIQAWWRGAYHRKRYQTMQMRKIAQQMVASRMAARRDPTIRLSNVSRLCLRFLKTRFSSSEAIGILKRLERMSRLVPHLLMEDAVFLSVFCYNMMAQAIRSEVDKILIEICARIILNLARFRGTKEQAFQEDGLVTVSQMLLRWCDKDCGIFSTLCTLLWVLAHDNKKKNAIRRYMISKDAIYMLRETKKLVQRKEKMRKNVQRPVGCLVAPNPQLMRTVPSLEPDFGVNRSKPYVFYSSVFGFERVLQMLEVDLS